The following coding sequences lie in one Apium graveolens cultivar Ventura chromosome 1, ASM990537v1, whole genome shotgun sequence genomic window:
- the LOC141672850 gene encoding transcription factor MYB124-like isoform X1, whose amino-acid sequence MQTLQQQQQKKKTTRPIVSWSPQEDDILREQIRVHGTENWAIIASNFTDKTTRQCRRRWFTYLNSDFKKGGWSPEEDILLCEAQKIFGNRWTEIAKVVSGRTDNAVKNRFSTLCKKKAKREALAKQNTTTFVNLNNKRVISRLDANEDESSETGVLLKKIRRNDSSDVIERSPEEFGEKDEQVRPPFAVMVQDFNILRDLETQASTDMIQGIYLKKDDPRIIALMQQAELLSSLALKFDTENKDQSIDSAWKILQEFLNQSKDADMIRLRITDVDFQLENSRDSVDDLKFSREDIQQSWRASHFYADSPSSSEYSTGSTLLTHLTVDKPDSIAADASDRHHSADSHLQPDQIGQSIVNPVVEKHAVSCTTTNQSEEILSSSIMPSCDDLNDDDDGFVYSFSSNELDSPPQVTPVFRSLASGIPSPQFTESERHFLLKTLGVETASPIPSTTASRPPPCKRVLLQNL is encoded by the exons ATGCAAACCTTGCAGCAGCAGCAGCAGAAGAAGAAGACCACTAGGCCTATTGTTTCTTGGTCTCCCCAG GAGGATGATATCTTGCGTGAACAGATTCGAGTTCATGGAACAGAAAA TTGGGCGATTATTGCTTCCAATTTTACTGATAAGACCACCAGACAGTGCCGGAGAAG ATGGTTTACATATTTGAATTCTGATTTTAAGAAAGGGGGATGGTCACCAGAGGAAGACATTCTTCTATGTGAG GCTCAGAAGATATTTGGTAATAGATGGACAGAAATAGCTAAAGTAGTATCAGGCAG AACTGATAACGCTGTGAAGAATCGATTCTCTACTTTATGCAAAAAGAAAGCAAAGCGGGAGGCATTAGCTAAACAAAACACAACTACTTTCGTGAACTTGAACAACAAAAGGGTTATTTCTCGACTTGATGCTAATGAGGATGAATCATCGGAAACTGGAGTGCTTCTTAAGAAAATACG GAGAAATGACAGCTCTGATGTGATTGAAAGATCACCAGAGGAATTTGGAGAAAAAGACGAGCAAGTTAGACCACCATTTGCCGTAATGGTGCAAGACTTTAACATTTTGAGGGACTTGGAAACACAAG CCAGCACTGACATGATTCAAGGAATATATCTCAAGAAGGATGACCCAAGGATTATAGCACTTATGCAACAAGCAGAACTTCTAAGTTCACTTGCACTCAAATTTGACACGGAGAACAAAGATCAGAGTATTGATAGTGCTTGGAAG ATCCTCCAAGAATTTCTCAATCAAAGCAAAGATGCTGACATGATCAGATTAAGGATCACCGATGTGGACTTTCAACTTGAGAATTCTAGAGACTCAGTTGACGACTTGAAGTTTAGTAGAGAGGACATCCAACAATCCTGGAG GGCATCACACTTTTATGCAGATTCTCCAAGTAGCTCCGAGTATAGTACCGGCTCCACACTTTTGACCCATTTAACAGTTGACAAACCAGACAGTATTGCAGCTGATGCATCTGATAGACATCACAGCGCAGACTCTCATCTTCAACCAGATCAAATAGGACAGTCGATTGTTAATCCTGTTGTTGAGAAGCACGCTGTCTCCTGCACAACAACGAACCAAAGTGAAGAAATTTTATCAT CAAGCATCATGCCGTCTTGTGATGATTTAAACGATGATGATGATGGATTTGTTTACTCATTCTCAAGTAATGAGTTAGACTCTCCACCTCAAGTAACTCCAGTGTTCAGATCATTGGCATCAGGGATTCCCAGTCCACAATTTACAGAAAGT GAGAGGCACTTCCTACTCAAAACACTTGGCGTGGAAACTGCATCCCCTATCCCGAGCACAACAGCTTCACGACCACCACCCTGCAAAAGGGTTCTTCTCCAAAATCTTTGA
- the LOC141672850 gene encoding transcription factor MYB124-like isoform X2 codes for MLPYSQLNSSSRILLQSAQKIFGNRWTEIAKVVSGRTDNAVKNRFSTLCKKKAKREALAKQNTTTFVNLNNKRVISRLDANEDESSETGVLLKKIRRNDSSDVIERSPEEFGEKDEQVRPPFAVMVQDFNILRDLETQASTDMIQGIYLKKDDPRIIALMQQAELLSSLALKFDTENKDQSIDSAWKILQEFLNQSKDADMIRLRITDVDFQLENSRDSVDDLKFSREDIQQSWRASHFYADSPSSSEYSTGSTLLTHLTVDKPDSIAADASDRHHSADSHLQPDQIGQSIVNPVVEKHAVSCTTTNQSEEILSSSIMPSCDDLNDDDDGFVYSFSSNELDSPPQVTPVFRSLASGIPSPQFTESERHFLLKTLGVETASPIPSTTASRPPPCKRVLLQNL; via the exons ATGCTACCCTATTCACAACTTAATTCATCTTCGCGGATCCTTCTTCAATCT GCTCAGAAGATATTTGGTAATAGATGGACAGAAATAGCTAAAGTAGTATCAGGCAG AACTGATAACGCTGTGAAGAATCGATTCTCTACTTTATGCAAAAAGAAAGCAAAGCGGGAGGCATTAGCTAAACAAAACACAACTACTTTCGTGAACTTGAACAACAAAAGGGTTATTTCTCGACTTGATGCTAATGAGGATGAATCATCGGAAACTGGAGTGCTTCTTAAGAAAATACG GAGAAATGACAGCTCTGATGTGATTGAAAGATCACCAGAGGAATTTGGAGAAAAAGACGAGCAAGTTAGACCACCATTTGCCGTAATGGTGCAAGACTTTAACATTTTGAGGGACTTGGAAACACAAG CCAGCACTGACATGATTCAAGGAATATATCTCAAGAAGGATGACCCAAGGATTATAGCACTTATGCAACAAGCAGAACTTCTAAGTTCACTTGCACTCAAATTTGACACGGAGAACAAAGATCAGAGTATTGATAGTGCTTGGAAG ATCCTCCAAGAATTTCTCAATCAAAGCAAAGATGCTGACATGATCAGATTAAGGATCACCGATGTGGACTTTCAACTTGAGAATTCTAGAGACTCAGTTGACGACTTGAAGTTTAGTAGAGAGGACATCCAACAATCCTGGAG GGCATCACACTTTTATGCAGATTCTCCAAGTAGCTCCGAGTATAGTACCGGCTCCACACTTTTGACCCATTTAACAGTTGACAAACCAGACAGTATTGCAGCTGATGCATCTGATAGACATCACAGCGCAGACTCTCATCTTCAACCAGATCAAATAGGACAGTCGATTGTTAATCCTGTTGTTGAGAAGCACGCTGTCTCCTGCACAACAACGAACCAAAGTGAAGAAATTTTATCAT CAAGCATCATGCCGTCTTGTGATGATTTAAACGATGATGATGATGGATTTGTTTACTCATTCTCAAGTAATGAGTTAGACTCTCCACCTCAAGTAACTCCAGTGTTCAGATCATTGGCATCAGGGATTCCCAGTCCACAATTTACAGAAAGT GAGAGGCACTTCCTACTCAAAACACTTGGCGTGGAAACTGCATCCCCTATCCCGAGCACAACAGCTTCACGACCACCACCCTGCAAAAGGGTTCTTCTCCAAAATCTTTGA